Proteins encoded within one genomic window of Manis pentadactyla isolate mManPen7 chromosome 4, mManPen7.hap1, whole genome shotgun sequence:
- the SEMA6C gene encoding semaphorin-6C isoform X4, which yields MPLSPTWPSLQRAACTQPLLRTSRPVMLWFTEASGLSPHSAPPKPHFVHALEHGDHVYFFFREVSVEDVRLGRVQFSRVARVCKRDMGGSPRVLDRHWTSFLKLRLNCSVPGDSTFYFDVLQALTGPMNLYGRSAVFGIFTTQTNSIPGSAVCAFYLDDIEHGFEGKFKEQRSLDGAWTPVSEDRVPSPRPGSCAGVGVAALFPSSRDLPDDVLTFIKAHPLLDPAVPPASHQPLLTLTSRAQLTQVAVDGMAGPYSNTTVLFLGSNNGTVLKVLPPGGQSRGREPILLEEIDAYSPSRCSGKRAAQTAQQVIGLELDTEGHRLFVAFPGCIISISLSRCARHGACRRSCLASQDPYCGWHSSRGCVNIRGSGGIDVDLSGNQESIEYGDCQDGATGSQAGTGDSAYGESCPTSPSIAQPTLTQVCAHSSSKSTPWATCVPEKVLLGPGPSPETPSSPSDAHPWPQSSTLGAHTQGVRQDLPPASASLSVPIPLLLACVATAFALGASVSGLLVSCACRRAHRPRSKDVETPALPRPLSLRSLVRLHGAGPEPLSLSKEGDWAQTPELYTTYLSPAEGVPPPEVACLPTPESTPELPVKYLRNARGSWEWNQNGNNDKEGPGRARRGHAAGGPVPRVLVRPPPPGCPGQAVEVTTLEELLRYLHGPQPARNRTEPPPPAPFTSRALRKEPAPTLKLLAGSKSLPQECPPPVRLDMPPEEKCVAPSARPVLSVPAPRLGVGGSRRLPFSHRAPPALLTRVPSGGPSRYSRVPGRHLLYLGRPEGYRGCTPKRADVGKPQLSPKPPLIGLSSQSVAPNGGHFNF from the exons ATGCCACTCAGTCCAACGTGGCCATCTTTGCAG AGGGCAGCCTGTACTCAGCCACTGCTGCGGACTTCCAGGCCAGTGATGCTGTGGTTTACAGAAGCCTCGGGCCTCAGCCCCCACTCCGCTCCGCCAA AACCACACTTTGTCCATGCCTTGGAGCATGGAGACCATGTCTACTTCTTCTTCCGAGAGGTCTCTGTGGAGGATGTCCGACTGGGGAGG GTACAGTTCTCCCGGGTGGCCCGTGTGTGTAAGCGTGACATGGGTGGCTCACCTCGAGTCTTGGACCGCCACTGGACATCCTTCCTGAAATTGCGGCTCAACTGCTCTGTCCCTGGGGACTCTACTTTCTATTTTGACGTCTTACAGGCCTTGACTGGGCCTATGAACTTGTATGGCCGCTCTGCTGTCTTTGGGATCTTCACCACCCAAACCAATAG CATCCCTGGTTCTGCAGTCTGTGCCTTCTACCTGGATGACATTGAGCATGGGTTTGAGGGCAAGTTCAAGGAGCAGAGGAGTCTGGATGGTGCCTGGACACCTGTGTCTGAGGACAGGGTCCCCTCCCCCAG GCCAGGATCCTGTGCAGGAGTAGGTGTAGCTGCCTTGTTCCCCTCTTCTCGAGACCTCCCTGATGATGTCCTGACCTTCATCAAGGCTCACCCACTGCTGGATCCTGCCGTGCCTCCTGCCTCACATCAGCCTCTGCTCACCCTCACCAGCAG GGCCCAACTGACCCAGGTAGCTGTGGATGGCATGGCTGGACCCTACAGTAACACCACAGTCCTGTTCCTGGGCTCCAACAATGGGACAGTGCTGAAAGTGCTTCCCCCAGGAGGGCAATCTAGGGGACGTGAGCCCATCCTGTTGGAAGAAATTGATGCCTACAGCCCCTCCAG GTGCAGTGGGAAGCGGGCAGCCCAAACAGCACAGCAGGTCATAGGGCTGGAGCTGGACACTGAAGGTCACAGGCTCTTTGTGGCTTTTCCTGGCTGtatcatctccatctctctcagcCGGTGTGCCAGGCATGGGGCCTGTCGGAG GAGCTGTCTGGCTTCTCAGGACCCATACTGTGGATGGCATAGTTCCAGAGGCTGTGTGAATATCAGGGGTTCTGGTGG GATTGATGTGGATCTATCTGGGAACCAGGAATCCATAGAATATGGTGACTGCCAAG ATGGAGCTACTGGGAGTCAGGCTGGCACAGGGGATTCTGCTTATGGTGAGTCTTGTCCAACTTCACCTTCCATTGCTCAGCCCACACTCACCCAAGTCTGTGCCCACAGCAGCAGTAAATCAACACCCTGGGCAACCTGCGTACCAGAAAAGG TGCTTCTGGGTCCTGGCCCTTCCCCTGAGACTCCCAGTTCCCCCAGTGATGCCCACCCCTGGCCCCAGTCTTCCACTCTTGGAGCTCACACTCAGG GCGTGCGCCAGGATCTccccccagcctcagcctccctCTCCGTCCCCATCCCGCTCCTCCTGGCCTGTGTGGCTACAGCCTTTGCCCTGGGCGCCTCAGTCTCTGGCCTCCTGGTCTCCTGCGCTTGTCGCCGAGCCCACCGACCTCGGAGCAAGGACGTCGAGACTCCAGCGCTCCCGCGCCCTCTGTCTCTTCGCAGCTTGGTTCGGCTGCACGGGGCGGGCCCCGAGCCACTGTCGCTTTCCAAAGAAGGAGACTGGGCTCAGACGCCCGAGCTCTACACCACCTACCTATCTCCTGCCGAGGGCGTACCTCCGCCAGAGGTGGCCTGCCTGCCCACCCCAGAGTCCACGCCCGAGCTGCCAGTCAAATACCTCCGCAACGCCAGGGGTTCTTGGGAGTGGAACCAGAATGGGAACAACGACAAGGAGGGCCCGGGCCGCGCACGGCGCGGGCACGCGGCAGGTGGCCCCGTACCACGCGTTCTGGTGAGACCGCCGCCTCCCGGCTGTCCCGGGCAGGCCGTGGAAGTCACCACGCTGGAGGAACTGCTGCGCTACTTGCACGGCCCGCAGCCGGCCAGGAATAGGACCGAGCCCCCGCCGCCGGCACCTTTCACCTCCCGGGCCCTCCGGAAAGAGCCTGCCCCCACTCTCAAGCTCTTGGCGGGCTCTAAGTCCCTTCCCCAGGAATGCCCCCCACCCGTGAGGCTGGACATGCCCCCAGAAGAGAAGTGTGTGGCCCCAAGCGCCCGGCCTGTGCTTTCCGTCCCTGCTCCCCGGCTAGGGGTCGGAGGAAGCCGGAGGTTGCCCTTCTCTCACCGTGCACCGCCTGCCCTGCTCACTCGGGTCCCTTCGGGAGGCCCGTCCAGATACTCCAGGGTCCCCGGGAGACATCTACTGTACCTGGGCCGGCCTGAGGGATACCGGGGCTGCACCCCGAAGAGGGCGGACGTCGGGAAGCCTCAGTTGTCCCCGAAGCCGCCCCTCATCGGGCTCTCCTCCCAGTCAGTCGCCCCTAACGGCGGTCATTTCAACTTTTAA